GTGTTGATAAACAAACAGGGCATGTAGTTAATGGAACGATGACAGGCCCAGGAAGTCCTACTCCAGATTGTGCAAAAGGTAAAACTTGTTGCCAGTAACGTTTGTTCGAAGTAGGTGCTTGTTGTTATTTAGTACCAACTGAagataaaaatatgttgttgtcCTTGTTTTatttggtgttgttgttgttgttgttgttgttgttgttgtgcttgtttttgttgttgttattgttattattgtccTTGTTACTGGAATATCAAATATGTCTTTTAAAGTCAATCAAACTGGTCAAACGTCAGGAAATAAATCAAGTGAAGGTAAACTGGTGAAAATAGCGGAGATTGTGGTTACCAACAAGACAACACAAACGCCATCGCCGACAGTAAATCCAACGCCAGCACCGCAACCAACTATACATGTTGAAGAAGTTGATATTTGTAAGTTAACGCATTGCATGTATGTACTTGAAGTTGTGCGTGGAAGAAAATCATCTTTAAAACTGAAAACTCGGACTTGATTGTAACCATATTCTCCACCGTAAATTTCTGTCAGAGTATAATGCTCAAAGAATCATAAGAAACGGGTAAATAACATGAAACGTTGCATAAGCGATTGACAGATTAAATAATCTTTTCGAAAACTTTTGAAATCATGAGTAAACCTTAAGCAATCTTCTTGTTGGACAGGTTTGTAACCAGACATAGACAGTTAAAAGCGCACTAAAGGAAAAGCGCAAAAACAAGACATCATTTAAAGCATGTTTCAAAAGGAAGGATTAAAGTATAGAAAGTATAGAAAGTAGTGAACagtataattattatttttggtAAAACTAAATTACCGATTATTTGTCCAGAATAATCCAGCTTCTAATTGTACTACTGTCAAAAGTGACCTTTCGAATGTGGTCATGTAAAGTGCATGCAAAGCTTTGATTGGAGTTAAAAAAGTTATCCAACTAGGTCCGAATCATTCGTTTCCATTTCTCATACTCAGTGGTAAGCAAAAAAGTTTGAACCAACTTATCATCGTCCCTGTTACGGTTCGATCCAGTCTCCCACAGAGATTTTTAGCTGACGTTGCATTGATctagtaaaaaaattatcatatttTTTAGATCATCCAAAGAATCCGTGTTCTCAGGAAGCGAAATACGCTGAAGAAGAAAAACTCACCAATTATCGTCCTAATGCGTTCGTTCCACAATGTGATGAACATGGTAATTACAAACCGAGACAGACGTACGGCTCCACTGGTTACACTTGGTGTGTGAATCCGAAAACAGGTCATGAAATTCCAGGAACTAGAGTCGGTCCAGGAAGTCCTGCTCCAAACTGCACCACTGGTAAAATTAGACGTTATTtacttaactattttttttatttatgaccTGTTACCATGTTAGTTCATTATAGTTTGTAATAAATTAGTATAGACACAGGATTCATAATTCGGGACTGTCATGACTCCCCCAAACTGAACTCGAAGGTAAGATAGAACTCTTAAACACAATGATTTCTCCGAAATTTCTCTAAATTACTAATGATATGCGAAATTGTTTAATAATGAACGTATAATGCGTGTAACCCAGTATTTTCATATACCATCATGGTTATTTACGCGCCTTTGTAACCTATACTTTGTATTACAACCTTAGATGGCACAGCTCCAGTGTTGGAAGCATCAACAATACCTTCGACAGCACCGCACGTATGGACCACGCCGTCACCAACGAAACATTCCAACACCTCCGCCAATACAACTAATAAACAAGCGATGGGAACAAAGCCCGGAGTAGAACATACCGAAAATAAAGATGGTGCGAAAGAAGTGCACGAAAATGTAGAGGACGAAAGAAAAGAGCTCAAAAGTAttatatttatcatatttttctCTCTTGACTGTTTACCGCATAGGGCGTTTTTGTTTCGAGATTTTCTAACGTGGACTTGTACactattttagtttttattcaCTTGATTTTTTAAGAACTGGCTGATGACTGTCCATTTGAGATAGGAGTAAACCTCACCAAAATTGGATGTTACAACGATGATCAACAAGTGCCTCAACCATTTCCACAGCTGTTGGTGAAAGACACTTCCATAAATCTTGAAACACCGAGCAAAAACGAAGATTGGAAAGGTTTTGTTCGTGCTTTTGTTTGCAAATGTGCGATTGTTACACAGAAAAAGGGATGGTTTTCGTTTGGCATTCAAAAATACGGTATGAATTTAAACCCAAATCGTATAGGAGTTTTCATTGCATTATAACAATCTCTTCAAGGAAAGAAAGCTTCGCACACTTTATATTTACTTTATATGGGCGCGAAACCACATGCAATGTTAGACTTTATTAGACTTTACCAAGCCATAATATAGCTTCTAGAACAGTGTTAGAATACCTACATTCCGTCTATCTGTAACTAAAACGAATGGCCGAAAATGCTTTTACAGTCACAAATTGCCAACATAGCCTGGATCTTCTTTGTCACCATTGCGTGCATATACACCTGGCAAGCTACGCCATGTCTCTTCGCTAGTATATTAGATTTCgtgttgtttttcatttttgcagGGGAGTGTTTTTCCGGTCCCGACGAAGGGCGTTTTGACGAAGATGGAGAGGCTTCCGAAAACATGTGTATCAATGAAGAACAGGAATCTTGCAAGAAAGACAAACAATTTTGCGCTGGTATATCGAAACAAAATGGTAGCAAGAAAGTGACCGCTAATTATGTTTATATGATCAAAACGAAAACGCATACTCAAATAAATCGTATAGAGTAAGTATTGTTCAAGCGCTTTTATTGGGGACGATGTATGCTAGAAAAATACGTTGACCTCAGAGTTAACAGGATACTTTAGGGGAAAAAACGTTCGCGaacagaaactttcgcgaatttcgcaaattttaatTCACGAAAGTTTATGTTCGCGAAAGCTTCTGACTTGGCTCATTAGTAAAACCCGAacaatttatttgtatttataacTTTACTGATCTTAAGAGATGTTTCAACTAGCCCACGATTGACCAGCTgatattactttttaaaaatttctaaagacttttttcgtaattttggaaaattaatttttccaaGAAAGTTTATGTTCGCGAAATGCAAAAGATTTCGCGAATTTTCCcatttgcaaaaatttcttttccTAAAGTATTAACGCCGCCTCCTTCAGAACTCCAAGGAGTCTACTGGAGTGTCCTCAATTTgtataaatgttaaaacattCGTTTTTTTACTTCTTCTCAAAAGCTAAGTTATAAAAAGCAATATAAAAATGTGAGATAGTTCTTCACAAAAGTATTCTCGCCCATGATTTAGCTAAAACAAAATgtgttctttttaaatattgtaAATGCTAGAACAACCTTTAAGTCCATTTTTCAAGCTGTGCCGTGCGGAGGCTGGGTCAAGTTCGTGCCAAATCAAGCTGTTCCACACAGCTAAACTGACTGCCGCACGAAATGCCCAACCAAGACAAACATAAATTGTGTGATTTCGGCTTGGTGCTGAATGTTGCCACAATGACtcgtgaaagtaaaaaaaaacactacacGCAAATGGACTGTATGATCAAGTCTTCGTGACTTTTATTTAGATACGACAAAAAGAAGCGTCATATTCGACAAAAAAAGCGTCACAGTAAACGTCACTTTAAAAGATCGTCCTGATTTCTCATTAAACGCCATCAGCAAAGCCCGAATTCCTGTTTACGCAAGAAAAACGCAATCTAACTTGCTTGCAAAAGACACTCCCTGTGAAGAAAGCCTCCGCGGCATGAATTTATTCCCGCTTAGTATAGAAAAATAGAATACCTTGTTTTGAAATCTGTAAATatcatttgttttctttctgaaAATACAAATAATCAACCACTAGTTTTTTTTATCCTTTATGACCATTACTAGTTTTAGTAGTAGTTTCACAGATAAAGAACAATTTGGTTGTTTTCCAGAATTATTTTCAACACCAGGTAGATTTTTGTTACTGGGTGTCCACtaaattgtttttcaaaaaggatttcttcaagttttctttgagttttttttatgtaaCTTTTGCCTATTTAAGGTTATCAAGCACACAGACACATGAAAAATAACCAAAGTAAATGAAAAATTCGACGTTTTTAAGGTTACTCAGATACatgttaaagtttttaatgaCCGACACACACCTGCAGTAGTGTTACAAAAATGTCCGACACACACCTGCAGTAGTGTTACAAAAAATGTCCGACACACACCTGCAGTAGTGTTACAAAAATGTCCGACACACACCTGCAGTAGTGTTACAAAATGTCCGACACACACCTGCAGTAGTGTTACAAAAATGTCCGACACACACGTGCAGTAGTGTTACAAAAATGTCCGACACACCCCTGCTGTAGTGTTACAAAAATTTCCGATACACACCTGCAGTAGTGTTACAAAAATGTCCGACACACACCTGCAGTAGTGTTACAAAATGTCCGACACACACCTGCAGTAGTGTTACAAAAATGTCCGACACACACCTGCAGTAGTGTTACAAAAATGTCCGACACGCACCTGCAGTAGTTCAAAAACACTTTGCTATCACTTTCGGCAAATATAGTGCAATTGTCTGTCACAACGTTAGCAGTAAAAATTTAGTTGTCCCTAATTTTCGTAACCTATTTAAGATTTCGTTACTTCGGACCGACGAACGTGATTAATGCTGTCGCGTCTCTGCTAACACTTACCTTACTAATTCGGGTAAATAAGAGATTACAATTTAACAAATTACGTCAACCATTTTTTTAAGATTGTTGACCCCTCTCCGTCCGTCAACCTACCTCGCCTTTGCTTTGCCTTCTTCCCCAATTTTCATTATCTGAAAAGAGACCCCTTTCGAAAATTTCGTCACTTGGGTCAATATAAAGTATAaggcaaaaaaaaagaatttatacaaagtcaatttttatatttacatataCAGTTTAAATTTATTCCTgtcaatgaaaaataaaataaaaataaaagagcaaATATGTCAGACCTATTCTTCATAAGTGCTAaacgaaaaacaaacaataGATGAAGTTATCTTctcctttcttttaaaaatattataatttaactgcaacaaaaagttataaaaaacgcGAATGGTCACTCCTCTTTTACGAGTGTGATGGTGACAATAATGAGTTCAACTCTTTAACTTTCAGAGTTCAGCGGTCTTTTAAcgacaaatattttttgattgctAATAGTTATAAGTAGAACGAACGTCTTGTATGacactaaaacaaaacaaaatatatattttaaaaacaaacttaaaaaacatCTTCTCTTTCTATGTAACATCAAGAGTTTAAGAATCAATTTTACATTGATGTTGGTATGTCTCAATGTCAGTAAAGTAGAACATTTCGACTTTACCAAGTAGAATCAACAAATATATCAAAGCGATGAATTCAACCACCATATCAAATAATGGAATTaattacaaaaagaaaaaaaaacaacctgaAGAGGGACAAATCTTGCAATTTTGTGAATTTCGGCCATATTGGCATCATGAAAATTTCTCAAGAAACCTTAAAGTTTCAAGAGTTccaaacaataataataataataataaaaatttaaagtggctagcccagaaaatcacaaaaacctatagttagtggattgtttccactgggggccactaaaataacaataacaataaaggCACACATTTTCTTCCCAAGagctttttaagaaaaatcCTACTATCGGATTAACAACCAGCTAAGTCcatataaaaactataaaatatataaattcatttatattaattttctcAAATTATCATTTTGTTCTTTTAGCCATCAATTATGACTATACTTCTTTTTCCCTCCTAGTTTTGTCGAACTTCATTTTGTTaacatatataaaacaaaaacaaaaaacttacaaGTGATTCGTTTAAACTTTTCTTCACCATCATTTGATAGCGATATCCTCAAAGCATATCTGACCACATCTGTTATGTCATTTGCAGTTTGTTCATCATTCTCCAGATCACCAGCTGACTAAAAGTTACAAAATACTACCTTCAGATATTGTATTCAGCATGTTAAAATCCTACGTGACAGAAAGGTGTTGAAGATATTAAAAGTTTGAGTTTAAACTACCTGTGATATGAAATACCTATTAGGCAACAATGCTAAATGTAAGCTAACATGACAGCAACTGAAAGGAAATCTGCctcaaaaaatcgaaaaaaaagtaTTATGGATTAACTTTCTTAATTTGCAAAGATTACAAATCCCACAAGAGTTACGTTTCTATGGATGGAAAAGTTACAACTTTTAAATGTTCAATATAAACATTCAAAAGTCTAAAGTTTCTCTGGCAGAGGTTTCTTCTAATTTAAACTTCAAGAAAAGAGTGTAAAAAACTGACCGACAGCACTGCACCTTCatgatttaaaacaaaataaccaGTTTGGTCCGGAATTTTGTCAATTCCCATCAACAATGCAGAAgtctgaaaagaaaaaaaatgtaaaaaaataaattaagtttGAAAATAAACTGAACCATAAAGCATTAGGTAAATGTAACAAATTTACagttagaaatattttaatattaaaaaatttattaaaaagtaaaGCTTGATTTCCGTCTGCTGGCACATAAAACATTTGAACTGGATGTGTGGTTCATTAAAATACTTCCACCTCAGATTATTCAGTTTTGTTATTCATACTACTGACGGGGTGCTAATCTGGCCTTCGTGAAAAGAGGCATATGTGGTATATAGACTTCATAAAATCCAGTGAACACAGGCAGCTATAAATATCCCAAGAGTTTATTGTCCATTTTACATGGACGCCTAAATATGTAAACTTTTCTTGTCATCTTACTCTGTTCACCAGCAACAGAACACAGCTATTATTATATCCATCACCTTGAACCTAGGATTTATCACATTGCCTATTTCACTAGAAAATACTTGTGTAATTTGCAGATTAGGTGGCTTAAATAACATAGGGGTAATTCACCAATAAGTCATTGGAGTCCTAAAAATAGGGTTGGTAGGTCGGTCAGCGAATAAAAACTTaaagactttttaaaaaaatgtgtccaACTATCCAAGCATAAATGCATACCATTATGATAATTTGCCCACCTTGTTTATTTGGAGCTTTTGTGCACCATTTTAAACTGGTTCTCTGGACTTTTGGCACTTACAGTCTGGATTTGTAAGCATAGCACGATAATAATAGTAGGTACAAGCTGTTGGGAGAGaacatagattttttttttattcctctAGTTCTTTAGAccctgaattttaaaaaattgtgatcTGAAAACAGGGTTGGTCAGGTGACTCTAACACTAAATATTTGGGATGTCTGGCTTAGCTGCTGAACCTTCCCTGTTCAGTAGCATTTTTGCGAAGGTCTTATAGACCACCTTTCGCGTGATGTAGTAGAAAAAGCTGCAAAAAAGcacaaactttttaacttttgaaaCATTGGCAAGTTATCTACAAATGATGTAGCAATATAGTTTACAAGGGCCTCAATGACTCACTTctctttcaatttaaaaatacttctcGATgatccaatcagttctcttttatATTAtcacacttctcttctgcattTGGATACTTCTTGTATGCATTTATTCACCCTTGTCCCCAGGGATTTTCATCATCACCTTTCATATAATGTAAATGCAAAAATCCCTGGTggtcatttattcaaaaatgtgagTTATTAAAATACAGCTCAATCAATATTCCAGGCCAGAATTAGGTCTGGGgattttttttatggaaaaaaagTGTTTCTCACTTCGGAAGAAAAGTGTTTTGAACAGAAGAGAAGATTTTGGAgataagaagagaagtgttttgagtaagaagagaagtgtttatATTAGAAAGAGAAGTGAGTTATAAGGTGCCTTCGTAATAGCTAAAACCTTTAAGTTTTGCAGTGGGTGGAATTATGATATCGGCAGTAGAGTCATAAATTATGCAATATGGACGGTATATGCGAGCTAGCCCATGGGCTGAACTTTCCTTCCTCTGACTTTCCTCTTTTACCTTATAGACGTCCAGGATGGAAATAATACTAATAGTAAAAAAACAATAGCtagataaaactaaaaattaccATAATATGGCCACGATGATATCTCGAGAAGATAGGTTTAAATTAGCCAACAGGTAAAAGCAGCAGTGTAAAGAAAAGTCATGTGAGAAAAAACgctgttattgttttttgtgcGATTGTTCATTGCATCAATGGCCTATAGTTTGTTTAtggtttattcttttatttccgCCAGCacaaaggcggaatctttaatattGTTCTGCGGCAGCTTGCccaagaacagggcagaaaatacataatcaggacgggacggcttattactcaaaaaatattatttggcacttataaaagaaaCATAATCAaggcaggccagtttatatacggCAGTCtactattatttctcacttattatagaacgcacataatcggggaaggccggcttatatgtatgacagtcaaatattattcgagacttataggACAAATATAATTGGGGCCGACCGCTTTATATCATTCGttatcacttctgacaagcaaatagatggcaaagttgttgttgttctcaaatgaaactaAATTTCGTgactaaataatactaaattttgggatacgcaagtttaaaatctttttaccaAACCTAATTCCcgcaaaagaataatttaggttccgtgaaatttagttacttcattcaaagtatattatgttaaaaatgtatttactacaagagtagtttatactaagaattacgtcgagacttttttcttttgccatgtctagtttttatgggtgttctatcttccagagaatgtttaattcacaaaagttcgaagaaaatgccaatcacggCCTGCCTGGCCATCCAcatttatatcagcgttcataatccggtcaccacgacataaccagtgcaaaaaaagcataatcggaccatgcgtacataatccggctgtcccggttgtaaacaggccgttttcgccaTCTGGGCAGAACAATATCGCCTGATAGAGATAGAGGGGGAGATAGATACAGCAGCGCAGCTAGGTTGAACTCTGCAGAACAATTCGTTGCGCaaaaacagtttgttttttttgggaatagactgcgcgagtatttgatgtgcgtgggatattcttttcaaaatgtgcgagaaaattagattacgcgaaactaacaaaaacgaataacgcgtgttaaaattttgtactgcCTTTTCCTACAGAAGAgcacaatacaaaattacacttttagcagtattccgaaagatatgtaatacatcgagttgtgcaacccgcagaagttggtcctaacgttaacaatttcgtaaatgaccttacaacaaaacagtatttttttcacgtaaaaataccggcagtagaagccacagaatctgctggaacgaatttcgaaaactcacgggaaacaattaaaacaaaaacaaacaaatcaaaacagttttttaactttatcaagatttattaaatagcttcaaatttgggcagaaaaacaataacggattcgccttcttttcaccacacgcattagaagattacatcactcactcccattgtacacaatctaaaagaaaaagaaaacattttcatatagtgaagcttccagtgcctttaagggatggccaagtcaatggaattgaaagcactgtttttcatctcataaataattaaggctaattcggaaaagtataaaagaaaaaaactaaacaatttggcaactttactaattttatatgcaaagttccaaccataccaacagtttccaaatctgacaaaatcatattagaagtgtttattttttcagaatttgattgatgcaaggccaagggaaattaaataagtttattgtcctaggcccatttaaaaacatatgcttctcatcattcagtttttttcaaccaacattaatgtaatcacccagaggaaattataatgtctcttgtgtgtgttttagaagctgagtacacaaatacacaaatattacaagtgctgaactttggcaatcatattttgcaatcagacccttttaaaaactatgctgaaccatgttaattaataaaatcaacactaatagaaaagcaccttggataggattccttgttggatgaataaaatgactgacaaatggtttatcgtgaatgaaatagtaatttttacacaaataacttaaaaaacaatgaactttgttatgtgagttgttctcaaacacacgtgggcggtggacaagaaactgtgatgtaatttctcttggtctattattcctgagaatattctaaaataagagggtgtcaataagctgcaaacggccacatatataagggcgagttcgggcaacttttccaattaaattagtgattgtcttccaaaaccgcctGCACTTTCCCGAATTcgaaaattcaattccttgtaacataccttgtggacgatagttggaaaaagatgctttaagagaaaggagttaataaagtttaaaagttatttatcaagtaaattttatcaaaaacgatcaaaaacagttcttttaagaactttactaccacatagtttattttatggtctatgcaggttttttcaggTGAAtacttatcagcacccttgttctaaaattacaagcagtttcgaagatgcccatgccgtttagaggacgtggtgcggcttggacatccttgaagttctgtttaatgacagttttaatgttttaatgccGTTTTAAAtcttgttctcagggagggtgtacggaaaactaattcctattgacaattacattgctgttggtttgatagcaaaggtggatattttttttagttactgtaacaggttacttattataaaaaataaaaaactgtgataaaaaacagttggtcagctcactctagcacacagagctatttgttttgtctgcgaccaagctacaggttttcctatatctggctatcagttaggtagtaatacagcttctccatatgtattctacaaattactttcaattcttttatacaaaactgagctctagctagctacctttcgtgtgattaagccttaccttgatttggataaaaccaattaaaattgataatattgtattcttacatcttcttagaaacaataaaataaaacacagctcggcgcgttataattgtacaaattacttcaatatttctttaggaaagggtaccttgcacaggagctttccaatccaactaaaatctccagaaaaagcacagcaacaaaaaagcttagaatacacaagtaaagtcgattagaaacaggactagcaataaattttttcacaaaaagaaaaccgttttaatactattatgtttcattaaaatacaaccataatagtattagaagcaaaattgcaaaataattaattaattatctcttataataatacgctaagtgtgtctgtctgtcacttttgcaaagtggataaaatttctttgataaagtctataaaacatcgcctataaatttgttctgtaaattagcaaactttgacgttaaagcaatattgacgtcaaaggaaagtatattaagattagtgaagccattgcattgcacttttaaatttaaggcttaataacttggaaacgggtggaaataactgacgtcatctcctgcgtgggtaactagggaccacctaggaccaatttgggtaagtttcccaaacctgggtccccaaatccgtttcgaaatgggtgggttgatgacgtcatcaaaaaacctttaaaccctaatatttctgcaaccgtttgtcaaaagtacataatcctatacattttcttgatcagcgtttcaagatctctacgatagaggcaacaggtatacaaatttctaaaaaaaatttatcggttttgacggggccattgctgacgtcagcaaaatctttaaattcttatatctcattaacatcaaaatttttatcctgctttagtggatttttccacgggctttatcgactagtctatataataatacgccagttccgtgtctctgtgacaggcaaagaggatgtgttcattttcctttgatcttaccgaaattttctttgaagtaaccgaaaaatgca
Above is a window of Hydractinia symbiolongicarpus strain clone_291-10 chromosome 3, HSymV2.1, whole genome shotgun sequence DNA encoding:
- the LOC130635998 gene encoding ragulator complex protein LAMTOR4-like isoform X1, whose amino-acid sequence is MTSALLMGIDKIPDQTGYFVLNHEGAVLSSAGDLENDEQTANDITDVVRYALRISLSNDGEEKFKRITLSYKTFVLLITISNQKIFVVKRPLNSES
- the LOC130635998 gene encoding ragulator complex protein LAMTOR4-like isoform X2, producing MTSALLMGIDKIPDQTGYFVLNHEGAVLSSAGDLENDEQTANDITDVVRYALRISLSNDGEEKFKRITLSYKTFVLLITISNQKIFVVKRPLNSES